A genomic segment from Haloarchaeobius salinus encodes:
- a CDS encoding polysaccharide deacetylase family protein, which yields MSAVPDDHEFALLLTHDVDRPYKTYQSLYYGLRDREPAQLLELLYGENPFWTFDSLRDLEDDLGVRSAFYFMQERPLTDLPVRRWIDPESWRLFCGRYSLDDPDIVALIRSLAMDEWEIGLQGSYHSYRDRDRLEREKLRLESILDRPVLGGRQHYLNLDEPATWRHQRAVGMRYDATPGSSATFGFGGEYGIRRPFDDEFVVFPLTVMETALPDPGDEFDRAWGVLDDLLDEAVANDAVMNVLWHPRFFTEADFPGHTRLYRRLVEEALERGAWVGPPGRLYEQLEWPSGSSDARPSRREVAGR from the coding sequence ATGAGCGCCGTGCCGGACGACCACGAGTTCGCACTGCTGCTCACGCACGACGTCGACCGTCCGTACAAGACCTACCAGTCGCTGTACTACGGCCTCAGGGACCGGGAACCGGCACAGCTCCTCGAGTTGCTGTACGGGGAGAACCCCTTCTGGACGTTCGACTCGCTGCGCGACCTCGAGGACGACCTCGGCGTTCGCTCGGCGTTCTACTTCATGCAGGAGCGCCCCCTGACCGACCTGCCCGTCAGGCGGTGGATCGACCCCGAGAGCTGGCGACTGTTCTGTGGCCGGTACTCCCTCGACGACCCGGATATCGTCGCACTGATCCGCTCTCTGGCGATGGACGAATGGGAGATCGGTCTGCAGGGTTCGTACCACTCGTACCGGGACAGGGACCGGCTCGAACGGGAGAAGCTGCGGCTCGAGTCGATACTCGACAGACCCGTTCTGGGCGGGCGTCAGCACTACCTGAACCTCGACGAGCCGGCGACTTGGCGACACCAGCGGGCGGTCGGGATGCGGTACGACGCGACCCCGGGGTCGTCCGCCACGTTCGGATTCGGCGGCGAGTACGGCATCCGCCGGCCGTTCGACGACGAGTTCGTGGTGTTCCCGCTGACGGTGATGGAGACCGCGCTCCCCGACCCGGGTGACGAGTTCGACCGCGCCTGGGGGGTACTCGACGACCTGCTGGACGAGGCAGTCGCGAACGATGCAGTGATGAACGTGCTCTGGCACCCGCGGTTTTTCACCGAGGCGGACTTCCCGGGGCACACCAGGCTCTACCGGAGACTCGTCGAGGAAGCGCTCGAGAGAGGGGCGTGGGTCGGCCCGCCCGGGAGGCTGTACGAACAGCTCGAGTGGCCCTCGGGCTCCTCGGACGCACGACCCTCAAGACGGGAGGTAGCCGGACGGTAA
- a CDS encoding DUF354 domain-containing protein, with protein sequence MRALFDVTHPAHVHLFKHAIAELDRDGHDVRVLSREKEVTTALLDAAEIEHRPLSRKGGSPLALAREWLGRELRVLGEVLRFDPDLVVSRLNPAAVHAARLTDTPSIVFHDTEPADKLASWTLPFADVVCTPAAFEERWSGQRRYQGYQELAYLHPSRFDPDPEALREDGVAVDDRYSVIRLVAGDAHHDYGNDSLPTDVRARVVDALSELGPVYASVEADGEAPAGTEPLPVPPERLHDLLAFADCYVGDSNTTAVEAGLLGTPALRYDTFGAGALQNFVELESEYGLVRSTGDGHRLLELVNGVARQPDAAAARWREARNRLLADKVDVTGYMLDLLELEVRR encoded by the coding sequence ATGCGCGCGCTCTTCGACGTGACCCATCCGGCCCACGTGCATCTGTTCAAACACGCCATCGCGGAACTGGACCGCGACGGCCACGACGTCCGCGTCCTCTCTCGCGAGAAGGAGGTGACCACGGCGCTACTCGACGCGGCGGAAATCGAACACCGTCCGCTCTCCCGGAAGGGCGGGTCGCCGCTGGCACTCGCCCGGGAGTGGCTCGGTCGGGAACTGCGGGTACTCGGTGAGGTACTGCGCTTCGACCCCGACCTCGTCGTGAGTCGGCTCAACCCGGCCGCGGTCCACGCGGCACGGCTGACGGACACGCCCAGCATCGTGTTCCACGACACGGAACCTGCAGACAAGCTCGCGAGCTGGACGCTCCCGTTCGCCGACGTCGTCTGTACGCCGGCGGCGTTCGAGGAACGCTGGTCCGGCCAGCGTCGCTACCAGGGCTACCAGGAGCTCGCGTACCTGCACCCGTCCCGGTTCGACCCGGACCCGGAGGCGCTCCGCGAGGACGGTGTCGCGGTCGACGACCGGTACTCGGTCATCCGCCTGGTCGCGGGAGACGCCCACCACGACTACGGGAACGACTCCCTGCCCACGGACGTGCGGGCACGGGTCGTCGACGCGCTCTCCGAGCTCGGCCCGGTCTACGCGTCGGTCGAGGCCGACGGCGAGGCCCCAGCAGGGACCGAGCCCTTGCCGGTCCCCCCAGAGCGGTTGCACGACCTGCTCGCCTTCGCCGACTGCTACGTCGGTGATTCGAACACGACGGCCGTCGAGGCGGGCCTGCTCGGGACGCCCGCACTGCGCTACGACACGTTCGGTGCCGGCGCACTGCAGAACTTCGTCGAGCTCGAGTCGGAGTACGGGCTGGTCCGGTCGACCGGCGACGGCCACCGGCTGCTGGAACTCGTGAACGGCGTGGCCAGACAGCCCGATGCGGCGGCCGCGCGCTGGCGCGAGGCACGGAACCGACTGCTCGCGGACAAGGTCGACGTGACGGGCTACATGCTCGACCTGCTCGAACTGGAGGTGCGACGATGA
- a CDS encoding alkaline phosphatase family protein has product MTTIVIGLDGANWPMLREWLDEGRLPNLQRLIDDGIGGTSRSCLPPLTVPNWKCYATGKNPGKLDVFRFDRIDTEERDHVFHDATDFRSAELWDYVEDEGLRAGVVNVPSTYPPKELDGFMVAGGPDASESEYRSLRSGFATPADVEQYLGEELDYRVHPTPMISPSDTGEAEIDAILELIDMRFEAAERLLDRERPDFLHLTVFYSMALQHYFWRDAPVERAWRRIDENLTRFTEQDHDILLMSDHGTQRVDTVFYINRWLAEAGYLSVGTTVDQLFRRAGVTRERALTVAKKLGMVGTLSKVVPESLQRVVPWEEGVKRERVLSAVNWEQTRAVASNQGPIYLTLSADDPDYEATRDELIERLSGLTHPETGERLVEAVHRGEEHYEGPYAENAPDLILDQGPNVHTSDAVGAGPWYADEGVWRGGNEPEGLFLFSGPSFRTEGLNLDARIVDLAPTLLHTMGMTVPEDMDGRVLDVFDPESVPGKTPVRTREPLPEDHVGGGGDSAEVERRLADLGYLE; this is encoded by the coding sequence ATGACTACCATCGTGATCGGACTCGACGGCGCGAACTGGCCCATGTTGCGGGAGTGGCTCGACGAGGGCCGGCTCCCCAACCTGCAACGACTCATCGACGACGGCATCGGCGGCACCTCGCGGAGCTGTCTCCCGCCGTTGACCGTTCCGAACTGGAAGTGCTACGCGACCGGGAAGAACCCCGGCAAGCTGGACGTGTTCCGGTTCGACCGGATCGACACCGAGGAACGCGACCACGTGTTCCACGACGCGACGGACTTCCGGAGCGCGGAGCTCTGGGACTACGTCGAGGACGAGGGACTGCGCGCGGGTGTCGTCAACGTTCCATCGACGTACCCGCCCAAGGAGCTCGACGGGTTCATGGTCGCCGGCGGACCGGACGCCTCGGAGTCGGAGTACCGGTCGCTCCGGAGCGGCTTCGCCACGCCAGCGGACGTGGAGCAGTACCTCGGCGAGGAGCTCGACTACCGGGTCCACCCGACGCCGATGATCTCGCCCTCCGACACCGGCGAGGCCGAGATCGACGCCATCCTCGAGCTCATCGACATGCGCTTCGAGGCGGCCGAGCGACTGCTCGACCGGGAACGCCCCGACTTCCTGCACCTCACGGTGTTCTACTCCATGGCACTCCAGCACTACTTCTGGCGGGACGCTCCGGTCGAACGGGCGTGGCGTCGCATCGACGAGAACCTGACCCGGTTCACCGAACAGGACCACGACATCCTCTTGATGTCCGACCACGGGACCCAGCGGGTCGACACGGTGTTCTACATCAACCGCTGGCTGGCCGAGGCGGGCTACCTCTCGGTCGGGACGACAGTCGACCAGCTGTTCCGGCGGGCGGGGGTGACCCGCGAGCGGGCGCTGACCGTCGCGAAGAAGCTCGGGATGGTCGGCACCCTGAGCAAGGTCGTCCCGGAGTCGCTCCAGCGGGTCGTCCCCTGGGAGGAGGGCGTCAAGCGCGAGCGTGTCCTCTCCGCGGTGAACTGGGAGCAGACGAGAGCCGTCGCGAGCAACCAGGGTCCGATCTACCTCACGCTGTCAGCGGACGACCCAGACTACGAGGCGACCCGCGACGAGCTCATCGAGCGGCTCTCGGGACTCACGCACCCCGAGACGGGCGAGCGACTGGTCGAGGCGGTCCACAGGGGCGAGGAGCACTACGAGGGCCCCTACGCCGAGAACGCGCCGGACCTGATCCTCGACCAGGGGCCGAACGTCCACACCAGCGACGCGGTCGGCGCGGGCCCGTGGTACGCCGACGAGGGCGTCTGGCGTGGTGGCAACGAGCCCGAGGGACTGTTCCTGTTCTCCGGGCCGTCGTTCCGCACCGAGGGGTTGAACCTGGATGCGCGGATCGTCGACCTCGCGCCGACGCTGCTGCACACGATGGGGATGACGGTACCGGAGGACATGGACGGGCGGGTGCTCGACGTGTTCGACCCGGAGTCGGTGCCGGGGAAGACACCTGTCCGGACGCGGGAGCCACTCCCCGAGGACCACGTGGGGGGCGGGGGCGACAGCGCCGAAGTCGAGCGGCGGCTGGCCGACCTCGGCTACCTGGAGTGA
- a CDS encoding GNAT family N-acetyltransferase, with amino-acid sequence MDIERVGLSEWGEVLPDSGFEVFHLPGALRVLDDHGDGELRLFVGYNGQHPVGFFPVMVTERPVGRAVTSPPPSMNVPKLGPLVTPLSPKRRKQERTNREFVRAVRDELALDDSRTLFRFVCSPAYGDPRPYIWDDDDVSMSFTYRLDLADRTPDDALAAASKSFRRSVRDGRDLDVSVSVEGVEAARRIFEQTKERYEEQGRSFTLSWPYVKDLLTWLDERARVYVVRGPDGELLSGIIALFSNDDALYWLGGTRADFEGTSVNALLHWRIVEDVAAGTPRSSLTGYDLMGADTERLARYKSKFGADLVPYHVVESSGAPTAVAKRVYEFVRR; translated from the coding sequence ATGGACATCGAACGAGTCGGTCTCTCGGAGTGGGGGGAGGTACTGCCTGATAGCGGCTTCGAGGTGTTCCACCTGCCCGGGGCGCTCCGGGTGCTCGACGACCACGGCGACGGCGAGCTGCGGCTGTTCGTCGGCTACAACGGTCAGCACCCCGTCGGGTTCTTCCCAGTGATGGTGACCGAACGCCCCGTCGGCCGGGCCGTCACCTCACCGCCACCCTCGATGAACGTCCCCAAGCTCGGCCCGCTCGTCACCCCGCTCAGCCCGAAACGACGCAAACAGGAGCGGACGAACAGGGAGTTCGTCCGCGCTGTGCGCGACGAACTGGCGCTCGACGACTCACGGACCCTCTTCCGGTTCGTCTGCTCGCCAGCCTACGGAGACCCGCGGCCGTACATCTGGGACGACGACGACGTCTCGATGTCGTTCACGTACCGCCTCGACCTGGCCGACCGGACGCCGGACGACGCGCTGGCCGCGGCCAGCAAGAGCTTCAGGCGCTCGGTCCGTGACGGCCGCGACCTCGACGTGTCGGTCTCAGTCGAGGGTGTCGAGGCGGCGCGACGCATCTTCGAGCAAACGAAGGAACGGTACGAGGAGCAGGGTCGGTCGTTCACCCTGAGCTGGCCGTACGTGAAGGACCTCTTGACCTGGCTCGACGAGCGGGCCCGGGTGTACGTCGTGCGCGGCCCCGATGGGGAGCTCCTCAGCGGGATCATCGCGCTCTTCTCGAACGACGACGCGCTGTACTGGCTGGGCGGCACCCGTGCCGACTTCGAGGGGACGAGCGTCAACGCACTCCTGCACTGGCGCATCGTCGAGGACGTCGCGGCCGGGACCCCACGGTCTTCGCTGACGGGGTACGACCTGATGGGTGCCGACACGGAGCGCCTCGCGAGGTACAAGAGCAAGTTCGGGGCCGATCTCGTGCCCTACCACGTCGTCGAGTCCAGCGGGGCACCGACGGCCGTGGCAAAGCGCGTCTACGAGTTCGTGAGACGATGA